The nucleotide sequence AATGTCTTTGGAAATTTTATAAATGGTTTTATTAAAGAAATAAAATCTATAAAAGGTATGCCTTTGAATGTACAAAAACATTTGGAAACATTGAAAGCAGAAAATTATGTAAACAAATATCAAAGTCAATTTAATACTATTGTAAGTCAAAAATATGTAAACCCTCTCATGGGAGCTGTCTCTCAATTATCTAAGGAAGACCTTGCTGAAATGGCTGAAAGTTTGGTCTATCTTACATATTTAAAAAGAAGATTTACAATGGCAGAAGAAAGTGTAGGTGGACCAGTTGATATAGCAGTGATTACAAAAGGAGATGGCTTTATTTGGATTAAAAGAAAACATTATTTTAATCCTGAGTTAAATCAACCATTTTTTCAAAAATATTTTTAACTTTGTACCATGGAAGGACTTTTAACCAATTCTAACTCATATTTTACATCTGAGGATAGTTTCTCACAAATCATTCTTGACGTAAGTTGTATTGAATCAAATATAAACAGCTCAAAAAAGACTATAGATATCTCAAAAGCTTCAATTGAGGAGTTAAGTTCTTTAATTGTGTCTGATATGATTTCCTCGGTAAAAAAAGATTTAGCTAAAATAGTTTCTAAATAATTTTTATTCTCTTAAATATTGAAGTTTTGGTATTTTTATAATACTGGAACTTAGCTTTTTTTGAATAAAACACCGATTATCAAATGCGTTGGGAAGTAACAGAAAAATCGAACGAGGAAGCTATACAAAAGCTATCAGAAGAACTCAAAAACCTAACACCATCGTTAACTAACATTTTGATACAACGAGGTATAAACTCCTTAAAAGAAGCCAAACATTTTTTTAGACCCGATTTAACACATACGCACAACCCTTTTTTAATGCAAGACATGGAAAAGGCGATAGAACGGATAGAAAAAGCCATTGCTAACAATGAAAAAATATTGGTTTTTGGTGATTACGATGTGGATGGAACCACTTCAGTAGCCTTGGTTTATTCTTATTTATCCAACTTCTACTCCAATTTGGGGTATTACATTCCAGATAGGTATGCCGAAGGTTATGGTATTTCCTTGCAAGGAATTGATTATGCAGAACAAAACAATTTTTCACTCATTATTGCCCTCGATTGTGGTATCAAAGCAATTGACAAAGTAGCATACGCCAACCAAAAAAACATTGATTTTATCATTTGCGACCATCACCAACCTAGCGACACTATTCCAAATGCAGTAGCTGTGTTAGACCCAAAACGAAGAGATTGCGACTACCCCTACAAAGAGCTTTCGGGTTGTGGTGTAGGTTTTAAACTGATGCAAGCGTGGAGTATTAAAACGGGTAAAGACGAACAATTACTCAACAATTATTTAGATTTATTAGCCATCAGTATTTGTGCTGATATTGTTCCTATAACTGGCGAAAACAGGGTTTATACGTATTTCGGTTTGCAAATCATTAACGAAAAACCTCGCCCAGGTGTTAAAGCCATGATAAATGTGGCTAAACTCAAAAAAGAATTAACTACCATGGATGTAGTTTTTACCATTGCACCACGAATTAATGCTGCTGGACGATTAGAATCTGGCAACAAAGCGGTAGAATTGTTGGTTTCCGAAAACGAAGAAGCCGCCACCGATTTTGGAGCAAACATCAACGATTTAAACACCGACCGAAAAGATATTGACAAACTGATTACTCAAGAAGCGTTACAAATTATTGAGGATGACCAATACTTTGAACAAAAAAGAACAACCGTAGTTTACAAAAGCGATTGGCACAAAGGTGTGGTGGGCATTGTGGCTTCTCGTTTAATCGAAACCCATTATCGCCCAACCATAGTATTAACCGAATCGAACGGAAAAATTACAGGCTCGGCACGTTCGGTAAAAGATTTTGATTTGTACAACGCTATTGATGCTTGTAGCGATTTGCTAGAACAATTTGGTGGGCACAAATACGCCGCAGGTTTAACCTTAAAACCAGAAAATTTAGCTGCGTTTTCAAGTAAGTTTAATGAGGTGGTAACTGCTCAAATTGAGGATTACATGCTTATCCCACAAATAACAATTGACGACGAAATCAATTTATCGGAAATTGACCAAAAGTTTGTTCGAGTATTGAATCAATTTGGTCCTTTTGGACCGGGTAACATGCGACCAGTTTTTGTATCACACCAAGTTTTTTGTGATGAAAATGTTTACACCGTTGGCGAAAATCATTTAAAAATGAATGTTTTTCAAGAGGATAATCCCAACCAAAAATTGGCTTGTATTGGTTTTAATTTAGGCGAATACAAAAACGAAATAGCGGCAGGAGTTCCATTTAGTATAGTGTATAACATTGAAGAAAATACTTGGAATGGAAATACTACTATTCAGCTGAACATTAAAGACATTAGGGTTTAAATCCCATCTCCAACTTCCCCTTGGGAAGAGAGTTTCCCCTCCTTTGGAGGGGTTAGGGGAGGATTTCCCTTTTCTTATTGAACCTCGGTAATAAAATTGCAGCAGCTAAACCACCAAGAATTAACATAACGGTTTGTCCTGTCCAAACTGCCCAACCAAAAGCGTAACCAGTACTTTCAGCAATACCATACAATGCTAAAACACTTGCCATACCTAACGGATAAGCTCCAATTCCACCATTGGTAACTGTAATACTTATTCCACCAATTACAAAAGCGGTAATAATACCAGAAAACGGCACATTTTCGATTGATGGTAAACTGTAAAAAGTAATGTAAAACATCACTACATACATCAACCAAATAAAAATGGTATGCCCAATAAACAACCACTTGTCTTTCATGGTTACAATGGTTTTTAACCCCTCAAAAATACCTTGCAGAAACCCTCTTATTTTGAGTATGATTACGTTATTTGATTTTTTAAGTATGATAAATCCAACAATACCCCCAACAACCAATACACCTAAATAAATCAATATTTTTTGCAACGAGAATTTTTCCATTATTCCCATTTCAATCAAGTAGGCACTCAATTTTTCGAACTGTAAAAAAATGACCAAAAAGATAAAGGCTATTAATATCAACAAATCAGCTACACGCTCTGCAATTACAGTCCCCACTAATTTGTTAAAAGGAATATCTTCATATTTTGCCATTAAACCACAACGCATAATTTCTCCGCTACGAGGAATACCCATGTTAGCAAAATAACCAATCATAACGGTATAAAATCCATTTAAAAAGTGAACGTTATAACCCAATTCTTTCAGTGGGTATTTCCATCGCCAAGCTCTACTGGCATGGCTTAACAAACCAAACATTGCCGAGAGTACAATATAAAAATAATTGGTTTCGCTAAAAGCAACTTTAATGTCGGAAATGTCTTGAGGCGTTAAATCTTTGTACACCATCCAAATTAAAAACACACCCAACCCCAGCGGAACGGTTATTTTTAAAAATGGAACGAGGTATTTTTTCAAACCTTTTATTTTAGTTTATTGGTGTTTTCGTTCGGAAAAATAAGCGTTGGCTTAAATTTCTTTGCTTCTTCAAAGTCTAAAATACAATAAGAAATAATGATGATAATATCGTTAACCGCAACTCTTCGGGCAGCTGGTCCGTTTAAGCAAATTCCACCAGAGCCACGAACACCTTTAATTACATAAGTTTCAATACGTTCGCCATTGTTAATGTTAACGATTTGAACTTTTTCACCTTCAATAATGTTTGATGCTTCCATCAAATCTTCATCAATGGTAATACTTCCAATATAGTTTAGGTCAGCCTCTGTAACTCTAACGCGGTGTATTTTCGATTTTAAAACGTGTACTTGCATAACGCGCCAAAATTAAATAAATATTGTTACATTATCTATCAACCTTACATTTCCTACATGAACGGCAACAAAAACTACACAATATTCAGTTTCGTTCCAGTTATTTATAAGTTGAAGTGTGTTACCATCGGCAAAATCGATGTATTCCAATTCAATATTTTTAGCCGAAATTGCTTTTGAAAAATATGTTTTATGTTCTTCAATGGTGAATTTTGAATAATGGGTTTTGATGTAGCTCAATGCCTCAAAAATAATTGCTGCATCTTGTTTTTGTTGAGTTGTAAGTCTTTCGTTACGTGAACTCATTGCCAAACCACTTGGCTCTCTTAAAATAGGGCATCCCACAATTTTAATTGGTAAACCCAACTGTTTGGTTAAAGCTTTTACAATAGCTACTTGCTGAAAATCTTTTTCACCAAAAAATGCCATTTGTGGTTTTATGATGTCAAAAAAACGTTCAATAACATTGGCTACTCCGTTAAAATGCCCAGGTCTATGCTCACCTTCCATTACCTCAGCCAAACTTCCAAAATCAAACGATTTAAATGCTTTGTTTGGATACATTTCATCAACAGAAGGCAAAAAAAGCACATCACAAGCAACAGTTTCAAGCTTCGCAACATCTGCATCCACATTTCTTGGGTAATTGTCTAAATCTTCTTGTTTATTAAATTGAATAGGATTTACAAAAATGCTGCAAACGGTTACCTCTGTTTTTTGTCTCGACAATTCAATTAACGACAGATGCCCTTGGTGCAAAGCCCCCATAGTTGGGACAAAGCCAATCGTTTTATGCTTATTATCATTTAAGAATTGAGTTAATTCTTTAACCGTTTTGTAAATAAGCATAGTAGCTTGTTTAATTTTTTTGGACTGCAAAATAAATAAATAATTCAGTAAACTGTTAAACTATTTTAATTTGCTTGACTTGCACTCTAAAAATTAGTATCTTTGTGTTCAATTCATAAATTAAGATTATGATTCATCACGTGTCAAAACATCGACACATACAATTAGTGGATAAGCTCGGAACTACAACCGAGAATAACCATGTTTAACCCTCAACATCAATCAAATTCATATGAAAAAGAAGAAAGTATTATTTATTTCCCAAGAGATTACCCCTTATTTAGAAGAAAGTGAATTATCAAACGTAGGTAGATTTTTACCTCAAGGAATTCAGGAGGCTGGAAAAGAAATAAGAACTTTTATGCCCAAATTTGGTTGTATAAACGAAAGAAGAAACCAATTGCACGAGGTTATTCGTTTGTCAGGAATGAATTTGATCATCAACGATACCGACCACCCTTTAATTATAAAAGTTGGCTCACTTCAACCAGCACGTATGCAGGTTTATTTTATTGATAGTGAAGATTTTTTTAATAGAAAAGGAACTACCAATTGCCACGAAACAGGTAAGTTTTTTGAAGATAATGATGAAAGATCGATCTTTTTTGCTAGAGGTGTTCTAGAAACCGTTAAAAAATTGGGCTGGGTTCCAGATATTATTCATTGTCATGGGTGGATGTCGAGCTTGGTACCTTTATACATCAAAACATCATACAGTAAAGACCCTATTTTTGAAAACGCAAAGGTTGTTTATTCATTATACAATAACGACTTTGATAAATCGTTAGATAAAAACTTTGCTGAAAAAGCGATGATGGATGGAATTTCTGCTGAGGATGTTGCCGACTATAAAAAAACATCTTTTATTGACATTAATAAAGCTGCAATGAATGCTTCAGATGCAGTTGTTATGGGAAGTGAAAAAGTACACCCAGAATTAGAAAGTTATTTCAATAGTATTGATAAACCAAAATTAAAACACCAAGATATGGAAACGTTTGTTCAGGCTCATTCTGAATTTTACGACGAAATATTAGAATCAGTATTACAAGATTAAGAATGAACAATAAAAAATTAGTATTGCCTTATACACGGAAAGCACTTTTGCTTTCCGTTCTCTTTTTAATGGTATTAATGTCGTGTAAAAAAGATGGAGAATTGTTTCCTGAATTTAACAACGAAAATTTAACCATCCATTTTACAGATACTATGACTATTACAACAACATTGTTGTTAGATGATTCAATTAGAACAGATATAGCTGGTGCAAATTTATTAGGAATTTACAACGACTCTATTTTCGGTCCAGCATCAGCATCATTCTATACTGAAATTACACTTGCAGGTTCTAATGTGAATTTTGGCAACAATGCAGTTATTGATTCTGTTGTTTTAACAATGAAATATGTAAGTTCAGTCTCTGCTTATGGCGTTACAGGTGTTAACATGGATATTGATGTACACAGGCTTACAGAACAATTTACAAAGTCTGAATATTATTCAAAAGATGTATTGACATATAACTCTACTCCTATTGGTTCGTTATCGTTTTTACCAAATCTTTCTGATACAGTTCAAGTCATTCAAAATGGCGATACAACTTGGCAATCAGCTCACATTAGAATACCTTTATCTAACACATTCGGACAAGAGATTTTAGATGCTGGAAAAGATGCTAATATCATTGTTAATAATACCGCTCTAAAAACATTAGTAAATGGATTATACATTACACCTTCAACAAATGTAACCAATACCACTCTAGCGGTAAATGAAGGCGCTATACTTTATCTTGATATGAATTCATCATTATCAACCTTAACTGTTTTTTATTCTAATGATACTGGACCTGAAAAATCTTACAGCTTTATCATTAATTCTGAAAGTAAAAAATTCAATCATTTTGAGCATAATTATACTGGCACTGAAATAGATAAGCAACTAAATAGTATAAGCCACGATTCTACACTAACTTATGTACAATCAATGGGAGGCGTGAAAACTAAGCTAATGATTCCAAATTTAAAAACCTTAAGTAGTGAAGGTAAAATAATTGTTAACAAAGCCGAAATTATTTTTCCTGTTAGTGATATTGGAAATAATTTACCAACTATCCCTACTTTAGCTTTAACAGGTATAAACTCAAATAATGAACCCACATTTTTAATTGATTATTTTGAAAATGCAGCCTATTTTGGTGGAACTTATAATTCCACAACAAAAACATATACATTTAATATTGCTCGTCATATACAAGACTTAATAAACAATAATACAACTGATTATGGAATGTATTTAATAGCTACAGGATCTTCAGTTCAAGCCAACCGTTCAATATTGAACTCTTTTAAACATTCTTCGAACAAAATCAAATTAAACATTACTTATTCTAAATTTTAACATATGTGTGGAATTGTTGCATATATCGGTCATAAAGAAGCTTACCCGATTATAATTAAAGGGCTACAACGATTAGAATATAGAGGTTATGATAGTGCTGGAGTTGCATTAATAAGTAATTCTGAAATAAATCTATATAAAAAACAAGGCAAAGTTTCTGAATTAGAAGCTTTTGCTGCAGATAAAAATTTATCAGGTAGTGTGGGGATTGGTCATACTCGTTGGGCTACACATGGTGCTCCAAACGACCAAAATGCTCACCCTCATTTTTCTGGCTCATCGGAACTAGCAATAATACACAATGGTATTATTGAAAACTATGCCTCATTAAAATCTGAATTAAAACAACGAGGACATGTTTTTCATAGCGATACCGATACAGAAGTATTGATTCATTTAATTGAGGATATACAAGATAAAACCTCAGTTAATTTAGAGGAAGCAGTACGTGTTGCTTTAACAGAAGTTATTGGAGCTTATGCGATAGCAATCCTTTCAAAAAATGATCCCGATTTACTTATTGTTGCAAAAAAAAGTAGCCCATTAGTTATTGGAATTGGTGAAAAAGATGAGTATTATATCGCTTCTGATGCAACACCAATTGTTGAATATACAAAAAATGTAGTCTACTTAAACGACGAAGAAATTGCTGTTCTTCGACGTGGTGAAGACATGCGTTTAATGAACATTAAAAACCAACCAAAAATACCATACATCCAAGAATTAGAAATGCAATTGGAAGCCATTGAAAAAGGTGGTTTCGATCATTTTATGTTGAAAGAGATTTTTGAACAACCTCAATCTATCAAAAATAGTATGAGAGGAAGAATTGATCTTAACAAAGGCATTGTTTCTTTAGGTGGAATAAGAGAATACGAACAAAAAATAATTAATGCTGAACGAATTATTATTGTTGCTTGTGGAACTTCATGGCATGCTGGTTTAGTTGGTGAATACCTTATTGAAGATTTAGCTAGAATTCCTGTTGAAGTAGAATATGCTTCTGAGTTTAGATACCGAAACCCTATTATTACTGAAAATGATGTGGTAATTGCCATTTCACAATCAGGTGAAACTGCAGATACTTTGGCTGCAATTAATTTAGCTAAAGAAAAAGGTGCAACCATTATTGGTATTTGTAATGTAGTAGGTTCAACCATTTCAAGAGCAACGGATGCAGGTTCTTATACCCATGCTGGTCCTGAAATTGGTGTAGCTTCCACAAAAGCTTTTACGGCTCAGGTAACTGTTTTAACTTTAATGGCTTTATCGTTAGCCCAGAAAAAAGGTACTTTATCTGACTCGAAATTCCGTCAATTATTGGTAGAATTAGATTCAATTCCTGACAAAGTAGAAAAAATGCTTCAATCAGATTCTAAAATTGAGGAAATTTCTAAACTGTTTAAAGATGCACGTAATTTCTTGTATTTAGGTAGAGGCTATAACTTTCCAGTGGCTTTAGAAGGAGCTTTAAAACTGAAAGAAATCTCTTATATACATGCTGAAGGTTATCCAGCTGCCGAAATGAAACATGGGCCAATTGCTTTAATTGATGAGGAAATGCCTGTTGTTGTTATTGCTACCAAACATGGTAACTACGAAAAAGTAGTGAGTAACATTGAGGAAGTGAAAGCTAGAAACGGTAAAATTATTGCTATTGTAACTAAAGGAGATACAGCTGTTCGTGCTATTGCCGACCATGTTATCGAAGTTCCTGAATCGGAAGATGCATTGAGCCCATTATTAACTTCAATTCCGCTACAATTATTATCATATCATATTGCGGTAATGAGAGGATGTAATGTTGATCAGCCAAGAAATTTAGCAAAATCGGTTACAGTAGAGTAAAGGTTAATTCTCGAACTTAAATTTTCACACCCATAATACAGATGTCATCAATCTGCTCCAAATTACCTTTCCATTCGGTAAAAATTTGTTCCATTTTATTAAATTGAACTTCACAATTATATTGAGCTAACTGAGAAAACAACTTTTTTAAGTTTTTGGATTTAAATTTTTTTCCTTTTGGACCACCAAACTGATCGGCAAACCCGTCAGTGAACAAATAAACCATATCGTTTTTTTGTAAATCAACGGTATGAGGCGTAAACAAATGCTGTTGTGTAATTAACGAATTTCCAATAATAAATTTATCTGCTTTTATTTCTGTTAAATTATCCTTTCTGAAAATACAGATAGGATTGTAAGCTCCTGAATAAGTTAGTGTTTTCCTCTTTTTATCAATTGAACACAGTGCTACATCCATTCCATCTTTACCAGAATCAGTCGCCTTTTTGTTTAATGAGGAAATTATTTCTTGGTGAACATAATTCAATATTTCGTCAGTTCCCGAAAGTTGTTGTTCGTACACCGCTTTATTAAACAAGTTATTGGCAATAATACTCAAGAATGCTCCCGGCACGCCATGTCCTGTACAATCAATTACAGCAAAATAAACACAATCATCGTTTTCTGCCAACCAATAAAAATCGCCACTCACAATATCTTTTGGCTTAAACAGCACAAAATGTTCGGTAGCAACCTCATTCAATAAATTAAGATCGGGCAACATAGCATTTTGTATCCTCTTAGCATACACTATACTATCTGTTATTTCTTTATTCTTGGTAAGAATTTCTTGTTTCTGACGTTCAATTTCTGTGTTAGCATTTACCAAGTCAATGTTTTTAAGGCGATACAACTCACTTTCTTTTTTTGCTTCATCTACATCAAATTTCAATTGCAAACCTTTAAGTTTAACATCAGTATTAGTGTGTTTTATTTCCTCGTTAAGTTCAAAGTATCTTTTAAAATGAAGGTAAGCCTTTGCAACATCTCCTTTCTTTTCGTGAGCCTCAGCTATAAACTGATTAGCAAGCATCAACACCGTTTTTATATTTAATTCTTCCGATATACGAATAGATTCAGATAACACCTCTATAGCTTTATCAATATTACCCATAATGATGTGGAGGTTACCTAAACTTTTCGAAATATTGGCTATCAACTGCTTATCATTAGCCGCCTTTGCTTCATCCAACGACATTTCGAAAGTGTGGAGCGCGTCATCATTTCGTTTTAGTTTGGTGTAAAGAATAGATAAACTAGCATGAGACCAAGCGTTATAATACCCTTCTTTTTTATTTATGGCAATGTTTTCCAAAAGATACTCTTCTGCCAACTCCAACTCTTCGTTCCAATTGTAAGCATTTCCAATTTTAAATAATGCATCAGATTCTTGTTTACTGTTACCTATGGTTTTTGCCAAATTATACGCTCTAAAATAATTGGCAATAGCTTCCTTAAAATTATGCGTACTTTGATAAATATCGCCCAATTGTAAAAATGCTTTTAACAGCATTTCATTTGACTTTGCTAACGATTGTATCTTATCAATATATTCCAAACAATTTTCGGCTGCGGTGGTAAAATCCGCAATTTTAACATACAAGGTTGTTAGCAACTCTAGACTTGCTAAAAGTTTATCGTTATCATTCAATTGAGTTGACAACTGTTTTGCCAAAAGTAATGCCGCAACAGCTTCTTTATAGTTTTGAGCAACTAAATAATAATGTCCTAAAAAAAGATTGCTATCTAATTCAGCCGTTTCTCCCACTCTAGTTTCATAAACCCGAAATGCATCATCGGGTTGCTTATCGAGAAGCAACTGCCAAGCTTTATTAATTTCGTTGGAGGTAAAGAGCAGCATTTTTTAAAAGTAAACCATAAAAATAATCAAATCTAATTAAGCTTTTCATTGATATCAATTACAATACAAACAATATTTTGCTTTTTTATTATGCTCAAAAGGGATAGAAGTATCCATCATTCCATCAAGTAATTGCAAAAGTATTTTCTCAAAATCAACTAACTTTTCTGGAGTAATGCTGTCTTCTTTTGCTAATGTAAAAGGCAAATAAATATCGCTTTTCTTTTTAAGTGCTACAATGCCAGAGTTTAAAGATGTGTTAGAAACATCGTTCTCTTTGCAAAATAAATAAGCATAAAACAACACTTGAAAAGCCTTTTGTTTGTCTAAAACATCTTCCATTACTTTTATTGATAAATCTCTAGGCTCTACCGAACCTGTTTTATAATCTAAAATTCTAACCTTATTGCCAAAAGAGTCTATTCTATCGGCTTTACCTTTTAACAATATGCTGGTTTGATTAAAATCAAGTCGATAACGAAATTCTTTTTCCAAGTGTTTTATCAGCAACTGAGGTTTTTCGGTTTTTAAAAACCGTATTTCGTTCTTTAAAAAAGAATTGATATAATCTAATGCAATATTATAAGTAATCAGGTTTTTTCCCGATTTCAAGTCATTTGCGCTAAACTTTT is from Flavobacteriales bacterium and encodes:
- the recJ gene encoding single-stranded-DNA-specific exonuclease RecJ — protein: MRWEVTEKSNEEAIQKLSEELKNLTPSLTNILIQRGINSLKEAKHFFRPDLTHTHNPFLMQDMEKAIERIEKAIANNEKILVFGDYDVDGTTSVALVYSYLSNFYSNLGYYIPDRYAEGYGISLQGIDYAEQNNFSLIIALDCGIKAIDKVAYANQKNIDFIICDHHQPSDTIPNAVAVLDPKRRDCDYPYKELSGCGVGFKLMQAWSIKTGKDEQLLNNYLDLLAISICADIVPITGENRVYTYFGLQIINEKPRPGVKAMINVAKLKKELTTMDVVFTIAPRINAAGRLESGNKAVELLVSENEEAATDFGANINDLNTDRKDIDKLITQEALQIIEDDQYFEQKRTTVVYKSDWHKGVVGIVASRLIETHYRPTIVLTESNGKITGSARSVKDFDLYNAIDACSDLLEQFGGHKYAAGLTLKPENLAAFSSKFNEVVTAQIEDYMLIPQITIDDEINLSEIDQKFVRVLNQFGPFGPGNMRPVFVSHQVFCDENVYTVGENHLKMNVFQEDNPNQKLACIGFNLGEYKNEIAAGVPFSIVYNIEENTWNGNTTIQLNIKDIRV
- a CDS encoding flippase-like domain-containing protein; this translates as MKKYLVPFLKITVPLGLGVFLIWMVYKDLTPQDISDIKVAFSETNYFYIVLSAMFGLLSHASRAWRWKYPLKELGYNVHFLNGFYTVMIGYFANMGIPRSGEIMRCGLMAKYEDIPFNKLVGTVIAERVADLLILIAFIFLVIFLQFEKLSAYLIEMGIMEKFSLQKILIYLGVLVVGGIVGFIILKKSNNVIILKIRGFLQGIFEGLKTIVTMKDKWLFIGHTIFIWLMYVVMFYITFYSLPSIENVPFSGIITAFVIGGISITVTNGGIGAYPLGMASVLALYGIAESTGYAFGWAVWTGQTVMLILGGLAAAILLPRFNKKREILP
- a CDS encoding aspartate 1-decarboxylase, with the protein product MQVHVLKSKIHRVRVTEADLNYIGSITIDEDLMEASNIIEGEKVQIVNINNGERIETYVIKGVRGSGGICLNGPAARRVAVNDIIIIISYCILDFEEAKKFKPTLIFPNENTNKLK
- a CDS encoding pantoate--beta-alanine ligase; this translates as MLIYKTVKELTQFLNDNKHKTIGFVPTMGALHQGHLSLIELSRQKTEVTVCSIFVNPIQFNKQEDLDNYPRNVDADVAKLETVACDVLFLPSVDEMYPNKAFKSFDFGSLAEVMEGEHRPGHFNGVANVIERFFDIIKPQMAFFGEKDFQQVAIVKALTKQLGLPIKIVGCPILREPSGLAMSSRNERLTTQQKQDAAIIFEALSYIKTHYSKFTIEEHKTYFSKAISAKNIELEYIDFADGNTLQLINNWNETEYCVVFVAVHVGNVRLIDNVTIFI
- a CDS encoding glycogen/starch synthase, whose protein sequence is MKKKKVLFISQEITPYLEESELSNVGRFLPQGIQEAGKEIRTFMPKFGCINERRNQLHEVIRLSGMNLIINDTDHPLIIKVGSLQPARMQVYFIDSEDFFNRKGTTNCHETGKFFEDNDERSIFFARGVLETVKKLGWVPDIIHCHGWMSSLVPLYIKTSYSKDPIFENAKVVYSLYNNDFDKSLDKNFAEKAMMDGISAEDVADYKKTSFIDINKAAMNASDAVVMGSEKVHPELESYFNSIDKPKLKHQDMETFVQAHSEFYDEILESVLQD
- a CDS encoding DUF4270 family protein; translated protein: MNNKKLVLPYTRKALLLSVLFLMVLMSCKKDGELFPEFNNENLTIHFTDTMTITTTLLLDDSIRTDIAGANLLGIYNDSIFGPASASFYTEITLAGSNVNFGNNAVIDSVVLTMKYVSSVSAYGVTGVNMDIDVHRLTEQFTKSEYYSKDVLTYNSTPIGSLSFLPNLSDTVQVIQNGDTTWQSAHIRIPLSNTFGQEILDAGKDANIIVNNTALKTLVNGLYITPSTNVTNTTLAVNEGAILYLDMNSSLSTLTVFYSNDTGPEKSYSFIINSESKKFNHFEHNYTGTEIDKQLNSISHDSTLTYVQSMGGVKTKLMIPNLKTLSSEGKIIVNKAEIIFPVSDIGNNLPTIPTLALTGINSNNEPTFLIDYFENAAYFGGTYNSTTKTYTFNIARHIQDLINNNTTDYGMYLIATGSSVQANRSILNSFKHSSNKIKLNITYSKF
- the glmS gene encoding glutamine--fructose-6-phosphate transaminase (isomerizing), producing the protein MCGIVAYIGHKEAYPIIIKGLQRLEYRGYDSAGVALISNSEINLYKKQGKVSELEAFAADKNLSGSVGIGHTRWATHGAPNDQNAHPHFSGSSELAIIHNGIIENYASLKSELKQRGHVFHSDTDTEVLIHLIEDIQDKTSVNLEEAVRVALTEVIGAYAIAILSKNDPDLLIVAKKSSPLVIGIGEKDEYYIASDATPIVEYTKNVVYLNDEEIAVLRRGEDMRLMNIKNQPKIPYIQELEMQLEAIEKGGFDHFMLKEIFEQPQSIKNSMRGRIDLNKGIVSLGGIREYEQKIINAERIIIVACGTSWHAGLVGEYLIEDLARIPVEVEYASEFRYRNPIITENDVVIAISQSGETADTLAAINLAKEKGATIIGICNVVGSTISRATDAGSYTHAGPEIGVASTKAFTAQVTVLTLMALSLAQKKGTLSDSKFRQLLVELDSIPDKVEKMLQSDSKIEEISKLFKDARNFLYLGRGYNFPVALEGALKLKEISYIHAEGYPAAEMKHGPIALIDEEMPVVVIATKHGNYEKVVSNIEEVKARNGKIIAIVTKGDTAVRAIADHVIEVPESEDALSPLLTSIPLQLLSYHIAVMRGCNVDQPRNLAKSVTVE
- a CDS encoding SpoIIE family protein phosphatase → MLLFTSNEINKAWQLLLDKQPDDAFRVYETRVGETAELDSNLFLGHYYLVAQNYKEAVAALLLAKQLSTQLNDNDKLLASLELLTTLYVKIADFTTAAENCLEYIDKIQSLAKSNEMLLKAFLQLGDIYQSTHNFKEAIANYFRAYNLAKTIGNSKQESDALFKIGNAYNWNEELELAEEYLLENIAINKKEGYYNAWSHASLSILYTKLKRNDDALHTFEMSLDEAKAANDKQLIANISKSLGNLHIIMGNIDKAIEVLSESIRISEELNIKTVLMLANQFIAEAHEKKGDVAKAYLHFKRYFELNEEIKHTNTDVKLKGLQLKFDVDEAKKESELYRLKNIDLVNANTEIERQKQEILTKNKEITDSIVYAKRIQNAMLPDLNLLNEVATEHFVLFKPKDIVSGDFYWLAENDDCVYFAVIDCTGHGVPGAFLSIIANNLFNKAVYEQQLSGTDEILNYVHQEIISSLNKKATDSGKDGMDVALCSIDKKRKTLTYSGAYNPICIFRKDNLTEIKADKFIIGNSLITQQHLFTPHTVDLQKNDMVYLFTDGFADQFGGPKGKKFKSKNLKKLFSQLAQYNCEVQFNKMEQIFTEWKGNLEQIDDICIMGVKI